One segment of Rosa chinensis cultivar Old Blush chromosome 6, RchiOBHm-V2, whole genome shotgun sequence DNA contains the following:
- the LOC112170874 gene encoding uncharacterized protein LOC112170874: MAYMRHRRWKERNHPYRKQRAAFDNKQEREAAPIPLSGEEVLKRMEEEVLIWPFGKKHPPLPYKGEEDESRPCWKKKKNKRWIKARLDLVEMGIRPELAPNLDGPKKNRLPLASWNLTCDEKKSVCGCFCCMKVPNGYCSNIHNLVSMDDVRLSGMKSHDCHVLMQQLLPVALMAVLDKPVRVAVIRLCLFFTEICSKSFEVSKLPKIQSDIIETLCLLEKYFPPSFFDIMVHLTVHLVREVELCGPVFYRWMYPFERYMKVCKGYVRNRNRPEGCIAENYIAEEAVEFLAERLLSEQTAGIPKHRSKECKPTSGAKVSSIYGSEFNQAHLCVLQNTEEFRTYFIEHMEYLKGAFPRYKKNKKWLKDKQNSSFADWVKIRVGQQLDDHASNISEIVRWIADGPSHEVAKFNSYKIDGVQFYTKSLDNVRVCQNSGVYLEAEAMVVASARDRNPVDDDMSFYGVINEIWELNYTKFRLPLVKCDWVESSKGVKVDDLGFTLVNLNRKGHVNDIFALATSVYQIFYVQDPIDPRWSVVLRVPQRDYNDLAHDDELGDTIIDHHPFTDRMPFVESGKGENGYIRSDNETVLAHD; this comes from the exons ATGGCTTATATGCGACATAGAAGgtggaaagaaagaaatcatCCTTATCGAAAGCAAAGGGCTGCTTTTGATAACAAGCAAGAACGTGAAGCTGCTCCTATTCCATTGAGTGGAGAAGAAGTTCTGAAAAggatggaagaagaagtgttAATTTGGCCGTTTGGGAAGAAACATCCTCCTCTTCCATACAAAGGTGAAGAGGATGAAAGCAGAccttgttggaagaagaa GAAAAACAAAAGATGGATCAAGGCTCGTTTGGATCTGGTTGAGATGGGTATTAGACCTGAACTTGCACCTAATCTTGATGGTCCGAAAAAAAATCGCTTGCCATTAGCGAGTTGGAATCTGACTTGTGATGAGAAGAAATCAGTTTGTGGTTGTTTTTGTTGTATGAAGGTCCCTAATGGCTACTGTTCAAATATTCATAATCTGGTTTCTATGGATGACGTAAGGCTTAGTGGGATGAAGTCTCATGATTGTCATGTGTTAATGCAACAACTCCTTCCTGTTGCATTAATGGCTGTCTTAGACAAACCGGTTAGAGTTGCTGTTATCAGATTATGTCTTTTCTTTACTGAGATTTGCAGTAAATCATTTGAGGTATCTAAGCTACCTAAAATTCAAAGTGATATTATTGAGACATTGTGCTTGCTGGAGAAGTATTTTCCTCCTTCATTCTTCGACATAATGGTACATTTGACGGTTCACCTAGTTAGAGAAGTTGAACTATGTGGACCAGTTTTCTATCGGTGGATGTATCCTTTTGAAAGATACATGAAGGTCTGCAAGGGTTACGTCCGCAATAGAAATCGTCCCGAGGGTTGTATAGCAGAGAATTACATTGCTGAAGAAGCTGTTGAATTTTTAGCCGAACGCTTGTTGTCAGAGCAAACTGCTGGAATTCCAAAACATCGTTCGAAGGAGTGCAAGCCTACTTCTGGTGCTAAAGTCTCCTCTATCTATGGCAGTGAGTTCAACCAAGCGCATCTATGTGTTCTACAAAACACCGAAGAGTTCAGAACCTACTTTAT CGAGCATATGGAATATTTGAAGGGAGCTTTTCCGAGGTACAAAAAGAATAAGAAGTGGCTTAAGGACAAACAAAACAGTTCATTTGCAGATTGGGTGAAGATAAGG GTGGGGCAACAACTGGATGATCATGCAAGCAACATATCTGAAATAGTGAGATGGATTGCAGATGGACCAAGTCATGAAGTAGCAAAGTTCAACAGTTACAAAATTGATGGAGTCCAATTTTACACCAAGTCTCTTGACAATGTTCGAGTGTGTCAGAATAGTGGCGTTTATCTAGAGGCTGAAGCTATGGTTGTTGCTAGTGCTAGGGATAGAAATCCTGTAGATGACGATATGAGTTTTTATGGGGTGATAAATGAAATTTGGGAGCTAAATTATACTAAGTTTAGGCTGCCCCTCGTTAAGTGTGATTGGGTTGAGAGTTCAAAAGGTGTCAAAGTGGACGACCTTGGTTTCACCTTAGTGAATTTGAATAGAAAAGGCCACGTAAATGACATATTTGCTTTGGCTACATCTGTCTATCAGATTTTTTATGTGCAAGATCCTATAGATCCTAGGTGGTCAGTTGTTCTAAGAGTCCCTCAAAGGGATTACAATGACTTGGCTCATGATGATGAGCTTGGGGACACTATAATTGATCACCACCCCTTTACTGATAGAATGCCATTTGTTGAGAGTGGGAAGGGAGAGAACGGTTACATCAGATCGGACAATGAGACTGTTTTGGCTCAtgattaa